Within Serratia odorifera, the genomic segment CTATTGAGGGTCGCCGTCTGGGCGATCAGCGCAAAATCCTGCGCTTCCTGCACCGAGCTGGCGCACAACATGGCGCAGCCGGTTTGCCGAACCGCCATCACGTCGGAGTGATCGCCAAAGATCGACAGCGCGTGGGTGGCTACGGTACGGCTGCCACGTGCAGTACAAACGGCGTGAGTTCACCCGCCAGTTTATACAGCGTGGGGATCATGAGCAGCAACCCCTGCGATGAGGTGAACGACGTCGACAATGCCCCGGTTTGCAAGGCACCGTGTACGGTGGCGATCGCTCCACCTTCGGACTGCATTTCCACCACCCGCGGTACGTCGCCCCAAATGTTTTTGCGCCGATCGCCAGACCAGGCGTCGGCCTGTTCGGCCATGGTGGAGCTGGGGGGTGATAGGGTAGATTGCGATAACTTCATTGGTGCGATAAGCCACCGACGCAACGGCATTGTTGCCATCTGTAGTGATCATTTCATTGCCTATATAAATAACGTCGTAGTCATCGGCAAAGTCTAGCAGAGGCTATTTGGCTCGCTTTATCACGATTGTGTGACGTAGCTTTTAGTGCCCAGCTGCAGTTGTAAATTTATATTTCTCAGCGTCAGAGGATTATTTTATCGATAAATGTCATCGCCGGTTAACGCCAATATATTTAAACACTGTCATAATAGGCAGACCGCAATTAACGCAAGAGCACAACAATGAACGGATTTATCTACTTAACCATGGCGATTATCGCCGAAGTGATTGCCACCACCATGCTCAAGGCTTCTGAGGGATTTACCCGATTGTGGCCGTCGTTGGTGGTGGTGGTCGGCTATGGCGTGGCTTTCTGGGGCTTGTCGATGGTGGTGAAAACCATGCCATT encodes:
- a CDS encoding SMR family transporter encodes the protein MNGFIYLTMAIIAEVIATTMLKASEGFTRLWPSLVVVVGYGVAFWGLSMVVKTMPLGIVYAIWSGMGIVLVSIAAVFVYNQKLDWPAIIGMGLIIAGVLVINLLSKTSAH